From uncultured Desulfobacter sp.:
CAGCTTTATTAAGCTATCCCGTACACTGAAATTGCCTCTGGCAGCAATATAATAGCCGATTGTTGCCTCAAAAACGGACAGTCCCAGCAGCATAAAAACATAAATTGCCACCTTATCCGCATCAAAAAACAGGAGCACCAAAGGCAAACCAAAATAACCGGCATTGCCCATCGCAGAACAAAGAGCCATTAAGTTAGCCCTGCTGTCTTTTTTGTATATGCGCTTGCCCAGGGCGTAAAAGCTCAAGGCGGTTATTGTGTTAGCGACATAAAGGAAGGCCGGTAACATAATATATGACGGTTTGAACTCCATGTTGGAGACAAAGCCAAATATGACAACGGGAAGGAAAAAGTAAATGGATAGAGAAGCCATAGTTCGGCTATCTACTTTAAAAGTGCGTCCAGCGAAATATCCGGCTGCGATAAGGGCATAAAGAGGTAACAAGTTGATAAATAATGAGATAAAAGAAGCCATTCAATTTTTACGCCTTTTCCAATATTGATTTAGCCTATCACCTAAAAGTTGCAAGCGCCCTATAGCCGGATATGCAAGACATCGGACATGTCGCCGTAGTGGAAAATAACAGAAAAATAGGGGACCGGCCACGTTTTTGCGTTTTAGAAGCTAAAACGTGGCCGGTCCCTTATTTTTCACGTCGCAATGCGCAGGGCAACAAGTGGAAAACCAAGAAAAGGTCACTTGCGCAAAATGGCGTAGATCGAGACAGCAATAATTATGACAATGCCATACACCATGCGAGTCCATAGGCCTGAGATACCGGAACTGATTATGCCGGCTTCGATGATACCGATAATCACGGCACCGATGAATGAACCGTAAATAGTCCCTTTGCCGCCAAACACAGATGTGCCGCCGATAAAGACTGATGCAAACACCAAAAGCATGTATCCTTCTCCCTGGGTCGGCCACCAGCTTGCCATTTCCATGCAGAGGAATACGCCTGTAAGTGAACTTAAGACTCCCATGAGGCAAAAAACACTGATCTTGGTTCTATCTGTTTGTATTCCCATGGCTTTTGCCGCATCCTGATTGTCGCCTATAAAGCGGATATTATCCCCAAAGGGATACCGGTTTAAAAGCAGCCACAGCACCAGTGCGATAATAATCGTCCAAACCGTCTGTGCCGGGACAACACCCGATATCCGCCCAACAAAAATCCCGTGAAACGGTATTCCCCGAATATCCTCCATGCTTTTTGCGAGTCCACCTGAAGAAAGGACAGTAGCTCCGCGCCAGAAAAATTGGGTGCCAATGGTGGCGATGATGGATGGCACACCAATTTTTACGACAATCAGACCATTTATTACGCCGGCTGTCATGCCGGCAAAAAGCGCTGCTGCCAACGCAACACCGACAGAGCCGGTTTCAAGGTAAATACCGGAAAAAACAAATCCGCCGGCTGCCATTACAGCGGGAAAGGACAGGTCGATTTCCCCTGAGATAATAACCGGCGTCATACCCAGGGCCATCATTGCTGTAAACGGAATGGTTGACATATATGCAATGTAGATCCTGGACGATAGAAAGGTGTCCGGAGCAAGGCAGATAAAAAGCCCCAGCAGAGTAATCAGGATCAGGGTGATAAAAAACTGCTGCCGATATTTCAGGTAAAAGGCCGTCATGTCTGCCTGTGGCCTGCGTTCATCAGTTTGTGTGTCAAATTATCGAGGCTGATCTGGGACTTTAAAATATTGCCGCAGATGCGACCCCGGTCCATCAATATAAAACGGTCGGAAACATCATAGATTTGCTGAAGATTATGGGAAATCATGATCACCGCTTTTTTCCTTTTTTTCAGCTGGCGGATAAAACTCAGCACCTTTTGAACTTCATTGACGGCAAGGGCGTTGCAAGGTTCATCCAGAATGACGATATTTGCATTAAAATAAACAGCCCTGCCAATAGCAAGCCCCTGGCGTTCCCCACCGGAAAGCATAGAGACTGGGCTGTCCGAATGAATACCAACACCGGTAAGGCCGATGAAATCCTTGAGAACAGACATTGCCGCCCGTTTTTCATCCCGGTGTTTTATCATCCCCAGTGCATTGGTCATATGGCGTCCCATGAACAGATTCCGCCAGACCGATTGCTGATCGCCCAGAGTCCGGTCCTGGTGCACGGTTTCAATACCAAACGCCCTTGCCTGAGAAACGCTGTAACGCTTCATATTTACCTGGTGATCCTTGATGATCATTCTGCCACCGTCTGAACCCAATACACCAGAGATAATTTTAACCAGGGTTGACTTCCCGGCCCCGTTATCCCCGATCAGTCCGAGTACCTCATTGGGCATAAGTTCCAGGCAGATATCCTCCAATGCGCATATCCGGCCAAACTTTTTTGTGATGTGTTCAAGTTTTATCAGAGGATTCACGTGATAACCTTGCAAATGATTAGCGCAGTCCTTGTTTGGCCAACGGCTCGATCACCGATAAATTGTTTTGATCAATAAATCCACCGCCGGTATCAATCTTTAATCCTGAAAACCCATATTTTTGTGTTAAGGCAACCTGGAGCACACTGAAATATCCTAAAAGAAAGGGCTGGGCGTCGCCGATAAGATCAACATATCCTGCCTTGATCGCTGCTGCAGTGGCAGGGCTGAGACTGAAACCCGACACATTGATCTGTTCCGGCTTCACGCCTGCTGCCCGAAGGAAATTGCCCATCTGGGCCGTCAGGGCGCCGTGGTCCACGATCATTAGCTTACAATCCGGGTGGGAAGAAATATAACCGGTCATTACAGGGGTTCCAAGTGACGGGTCTTTATCGATTTCAGGAGAAATTTCCAGGTAATCCACTATAATTTCGTTTTTTTCGAGGATCTCAATAATTCCAACGGCTCTTCGTCCCCTGGTCGGAAGACGCTTGAGCCCCCAGACAAAAGCGCGGTCCCCTTTTTTCATATCAAACCGCCGGATGGTTTCCATTGCCATGGCCTGTCCCTGGATATAGTTATCCGGTCCGACATACCCGAATCCCTGGGGCTGATACCGCGCATAGTTCTCGGGCAGCGGCGTATCCACACTTGTAACAATAATCCCTTTGTCACGCGCCTCTGTAATAAATGGATTAAATGCCTGGTCACCCGGATGGCCCATCACCACTATTCCGGTGGGTTTGGCTGCAAGCGCTTTTTTAAAATTATCAATCATCTTTTCCGCTTGCCAGTCTGAGTAAAGAAAAGTGATTTCTGCACCAATATCCTGGGCTGCGGTTTTGGCACCGTTGTATACAATTGTACTATAGGTCCCGCCCACAGGGCCGCCTGTGTCAAACCAGATTTTAATATTGTCTCCTGTCTGCTTTACAGGACCTGCCATGGCAACCGTACTCATCAGCAACCACACCACCAATACCGCGATACACTTTTTCATTGATTTTCTCCTTTGTAACTTGATCATCAAGCTTTTAGGGAATTTGTTCAAATTCAAGGCGGAAACAATTTTTAACCGGATGAATATACGACATATTTTGAGGATTAAATTTTTTTTCCAACGCCGAAGTTCGGCAAATTAACAAAGACTTGATCATCGAGTATAAATTTTGTTTGTAATGAAGGGGGGATTATATCATTTCAATAAATGCTTCGATTCTGACCCGAAGCTGTTCTGTGTCTGACTCTGAGTAATCTGTCTCAATATGCAGGTAAGGAAGCGAAAACCGGTCGGATACGAATTCTTGGATTTTGTGTGCCTCTATATTATAGGTATGGCAAGCTTGCCAGGTCAGATCCACCACACCGTCGATGGAGAATTCCGGGATCATCTCTTCCAATAATTCAAACCGGCCGGGATTGGGACTCATGACAGAACAGGGGATGGAAAGATATTGCTCTGCCAGTGCTGTAATCGGATCTTTATTTTCATCCACCTGAAACGCTTTTTTATAACCGCTGCAATTTTCAAATGCCACAACACTGGCGCCTGACTCCTCTAATATATTGACTATTTTGTCCGACCCTAAACCAATGGGTACTCCGGTCAAAAGAATCCTTGGTGTGTCCGGCGTATATGGGGTTTGATTATTTAGACTCAGGGTTTCACAGACATCTGAAATCTCGTTCATGATGGCAATGCCCTTTTCCTTGTCGGCAAAAAAACCGGTTTTAAACAGAACCTCCAGCAGTTCCATTCCGGTCAGGGGGGAGGGGTTCGCTTTGGTTACATCCATCAATCTTTTCAGGGCTCTTCTCTCACGGTTCAGCAATCTAATTGCGTCACTGATATCCTGGGATGTAATAGTTCTTCCGGTCAGGTTTTCCACCTCTTGTTTTAGCTGCTCAATTTCCTTTTTCCAAGAGGATAAAAAAAGATCAATGTTCTGCTGCTGAGGTAACTGAAGCACATGAACCGGCTTTATTTCATTCATCAGCTCAAACATTTTCTTTTTACCGTCACAAGTTGTGTCTGCAACTATCAGGTCTGAAAATTTGAAAAACGGGCAGGTGTGAGACGCTGCAAACCCATAGCTGCTTTTAATCAGGGGGCACAGGTTTCTGGGAAGGACCTCCTCAGCCGCCTCAATGGGGTCCTGGCGTGTACCGCATAGCGGCAGCGGGATGGC
This genomic window contains:
- a CDS encoding AEC family transporter — protein: MASFISLFINLLPLYALIAAGYFAGRTFKVDSRTMASLSIYFFLPVVIFGFVSNMEFKPSYIMLPAFLYVANTITALSFYALGKRIYKKDSRANLMALCSAMGNAGYFGLPLVLLFFDADKVAIYVFMLLGLSVFEATIGYYIAARGNFSVRDSLIKLLKFPSIYAIATALIVNAMDMELPEMFWTYWTHVKGCYVITGMMIIGVVLGSMKTLIFDLKLTVLVFIGKFLAIPLLGGLFIWFDNAVSHMFTTDIYHLIVLISIVPSAANVVAFSAQLNVQPEKAATTVLLGTIFALFYIPTVVWLIGI
- a CDS encoding ABC transporter permease, which codes for MTAFYLKYRQQFFITLILITLLGLFICLAPDTFLSSRIYIAYMSTIPFTAMMALGMTPVIISGEIDLSFPAVMAAGGFVFSGIYLETGSVGVALAAALFAGMTAGVINGLIVVKIGVPSIIATIGTQFFWRGATVLSSGGLAKSMEDIRGIPFHGIFVGRISGVVPAQTVWTIIIALVLWLLLNRYPFGDNIRFIGDNQDAAKAMGIQTDRTKISVFCLMGVLSSLTGVFLCMEMASWWPTQGEGYMLLVFASVFIGGTSVFGGKGTIYGSFIGAVIIGIIEAGIISSGISGLWTRMVYGIVIIIAVSIYAILRK
- a CDS encoding ATP-binding cassette domain-containing protein is translated as MNPLIKLEHITKKFGRICALEDICLELMPNEVLGLIGDNGAGKSTLVKIISGVLGSDGGRMIIKDHQVNMKRYSVSQARAFGIETVHQDRTLGDQQSVWRNLFMGRHMTNALGMIKHRDEKRAAMSVLKDFIGLTGVGIHSDSPVSMLSGGERQGLAIGRAVYFNANIVILDEPCNALAVNEVQKVLSFIRQLKKRKKAVIMISHNLQQIYDVSDRFILMDRGRICGNILKSQISLDNLTHKLMNAGHRQT
- a CDS encoding substrate-binding domain-containing protein, which produces MKKCIAVLVVWLLMSTVAMAGPVKQTGDNIKIWFDTGGPVGGTYSTIVYNGAKTAAQDIGAEITFLYSDWQAEKMIDNFKKALAAKPTGIVVMGHPGDQAFNPFITEARDKGIIVTSVDTPLPENYARYQPQGFGYVGPDNYIQGQAMAMETIRRFDMKKGDRAFVWGLKRLPTRGRRAVGIIEILEKNEIIVDYLEISPEIDKDPSLGTPVMTGYISSHPDCKLMIVDHGALTAQMGNFLRAAGVKPEQINVSGFSLSPATAAAIKAGYVDLIGDAQPFLLGYFSVLQVALTQKYGFSGLKIDTGGGFIDQNNLSVIEPLAKQGLR
- a CDS encoding double-cubane-cluster-containing anaerobic reductase; this translates as MKAQLLKKLQQITEQNLIDIETHKEKGNQAIGFYCLYAPTELAVAANAIPLPLCGTRQDPIEAAEEVLPRNLCPLIKSSYGFAASHTCPFFKFSDLIVADTTCDGKKKMFELMNEIKPVHVLQLPQQQNIDLFLSSWKKEIEQLKQEVENLTGRTITSQDISDAIRLLNRERRALKRLMDVTKANPSPLTGMELLEVLFKTGFFADKEKGIAIMNEISDVCETLSLNNQTPYTPDTPRILLTGVPIGLGSDKIVNILEESGASVVAFENCSGYKKAFQVDENKDPITALAEQYLSIPCSVMSPNPGRFELLEEMIPEFSIDGVVDLTWQACHTYNIEAHKIQEFVSDRFSLPYLHIETDYSESDTEQLRVRIEAFIEMI